A genomic stretch from Leptodactylus fuscus isolate aLepFus1 chromosome 10, aLepFus1.hap2, whole genome shotgun sequence includes:
- the LOC142183408 gene encoding gamma-aminobutyric acid receptor subunit pi-like isoform X1, with the protein MLMVSFYHCRNYRCLCCDFNLKMHCLQLAVPALLSVLCSISYIPIVYADGKEGEILPPTIQKLMKGYNKYLRPFFDNGPVTVGMSLDIASIDTISEINMDYTATIFLRQRWTDERLCFQGNKSLSLDGRLVELLWVPDTFIVDSKKSFLHDITVENRLIRIYPNGTVLYALRITTTVACSMDLTKYPMDKQTCTLQLESWGYNINDVMFYWTRGNDSVRGLNTLRLAQYTVEDHYTSVSEAVYETGRYPKLIFHFDLKRNILYFILETYVPSILLVVLSWVSFWISQSSVPARICIGVTTVLTMTTLMMGARTSLPNANCFIKAIDVYLGICFSFIFGALLEYAIAHFCTLHRPDQKHIQDSEDDIDMNGTINAISSGENNGAEIDTSKNKKRRGGRNTSTAWKRLLCILYCFQVENPHHIDNYSRLSFPLCFIIVNVFYWVYYLYF; encoded by the exons atgctgatggtttcctttTACCATTGCAGAAACTACCGCTGCCTGTGCTGCGATTTCAATCTAAAAATGCATTGTCTTCAATTGGCAGTCCCAGCACTTCTATCCGTTTTATGCAG CATCAGTTATATTCCTATCGTTTATGCAGACGGAAAGGAGGGCGAGATACTTCCCCCAACAATACAAAAACTCATGAAAGGATATAACAAATATCTGCGCCCCTTCTTTGACA ATGGGCCTGTGACAGTGGGAATGAGTCTGGACATTGCCAGCATTGATACAATATCAGAAATTAACATG GATTATACAGCTACTATATTCCTGAGACAACGCTGGACTGATGAGAGACTCTGCTTCCAAGGCAACAAAAGCTTAAGTCTGGATGGTCGTCTGGTGGAACTGTTGTGGGTCCCGGACACATTTATAGTGGACTCCAAAAAGTCATTTCTTCATGACATTACTGTAGAAAATCGTCTTATACGGATTTATCCAAATGGAACAGTACTCTATGCTTTAAG gatAACAACAACGGTTGCATGCAGTATGGACCTGACAAAGTATCCTATGGACAAGCAGACCTGCACACTCCAACTCGAGAGCT GGGGCTATAACATCAATGACGTCATGTTCTACTGGACAAGAGGAAATGACTCAGTGCGAGGTCTCAATACCCTGCGCCTGGCACAGTATACAGTAGAAGATCACTACACATCTGTGTCTGAAGCCGTGTATGAAACTG GACGATATCCAAAGCTAATTTTCCACTTTGACCTCAAGAGAAATATCTTATACTTCATTCTGGAGACCTATGTACCGTCTATTCTTCTAGTTGTCCTCTCCTGGGTGTCTTTTTGGATCAGTCAGTCCTCGGTACCTGCAAGAATTTGTATAG GTGTCACAACGGTCCTTACCATGACAACACTTATGATGGGCGCCAGGACCTCCCTACCCAATGCAAACTGCTTTATAAAGGCAATTGATGTTTACCTTGGTATTTGCTTCAGTTTTATATTTGGAGCCCTTCTGGAATATGCAATTGCACACTTTTGTACTCTTCACCGACCAGACCAAAAGCACATACAG GATTCTGAAGATgacattgacatgaatgggaccATTAATGCCATCTCCAGCGGAGAAAACAACGGAGCTGAAATTGACACCAGTAAAAACAAGAAGAGGCGAGGAGGCCGCAATACCTCGACAGCCTGGAAAAGACTCCTATGTATTTTGTATTGCTTCCAGGTTGAGAACCCGCATCACATAGATAACTACTCTAGACTTTCTTTTCCATTGTGCTTTATTATAGTTAATGTTTTTTACTGGGTCTATTATTTGTATTTTTGA
- the LOC142183408 gene encoding gamma-aminobutyric acid receptor subunit pi-like isoform X2, with the protein MHCLQLAVPALLSVLCSISYIPIVYADGKEGEILPPTIQKLMKGYNKYLRPFFDNGPVTVGMSLDIASIDTISEINMDYTATIFLRQRWTDERLCFQGNKSLSLDGRLVELLWVPDTFIVDSKKSFLHDITVENRLIRIYPNGTVLYALRITTTVACSMDLTKYPMDKQTCTLQLESWGYNINDVMFYWTRGNDSVRGLNTLRLAQYTVEDHYTSVSEAVYETGRYPKLIFHFDLKRNILYFILETYVPSILLVVLSWVSFWISQSSVPARICIGVTTVLTMTTLMMGARTSLPNANCFIKAIDVYLGICFSFIFGALLEYAIAHFCTLHRPDQKHIQDSEDDIDMNGTINAISSGENNGAEIDTSKNKKRRGGRNTSTAWKRLLCILYCFQVENPHHIDNYSRLSFPLCFIIVNVFYWVYYLYF; encoded by the exons ATGCATTGTCTTCAATTGGCAGTCCCAGCACTTCTATCCGTTTTATGCAG CATCAGTTATATTCCTATCGTTTATGCAGACGGAAAGGAGGGCGAGATACTTCCCCCAACAATACAAAAACTCATGAAAGGATATAACAAATATCTGCGCCCCTTCTTTGACA ATGGGCCTGTGACAGTGGGAATGAGTCTGGACATTGCCAGCATTGATACAATATCAGAAATTAACATG GATTATACAGCTACTATATTCCTGAGACAACGCTGGACTGATGAGAGACTCTGCTTCCAAGGCAACAAAAGCTTAAGTCTGGATGGTCGTCTGGTGGAACTGTTGTGGGTCCCGGACACATTTATAGTGGACTCCAAAAAGTCATTTCTTCATGACATTACTGTAGAAAATCGTCTTATACGGATTTATCCAAATGGAACAGTACTCTATGCTTTAAG gatAACAACAACGGTTGCATGCAGTATGGACCTGACAAAGTATCCTATGGACAAGCAGACCTGCACACTCCAACTCGAGAGCT GGGGCTATAACATCAATGACGTCATGTTCTACTGGACAAGAGGAAATGACTCAGTGCGAGGTCTCAATACCCTGCGCCTGGCACAGTATACAGTAGAAGATCACTACACATCTGTGTCTGAAGCCGTGTATGAAACTG GACGATATCCAAAGCTAATTTTCCACTTTGACCTCAAGAGAAATATCTTATACTTCATTCTGGAGACCTATGTACCGTCTATTCTTCTAGTTGTCCTCTCCTGGGTGTCTTTTTGGATCAGTCAGTCCTCGGTACCTGCAAGAATTTGTATAG GTGTCACAACGGTCCTTACCATGACAACACTTATGATGGGCGCCAGGACCTCCCTACCCAATGCAAACTGCTTTATAAAGGCAATTGATGTTTACCTTGGTATTTGCTTCAGTTTTATATTTGGAGCCCTTCTGGAATATGCAATTGCACACTTTTGTACTCTTCACCGACCAGACCAAAAGCACATACAG GATTCTGAAGATgacattgacatgaatgggaccATTAATGCCATCTCCAGCGGAGAAAACAACGGAGCTGAAATTGACACCAGTAAAAACAAGAAGAGGCGAGGAGGCCGCAATACCTCGACAGCCTGGAAAAGACTCCTATGTATTTTGTATTGCTTCCAGGTTGAGAACCCGCATCACATAGATAACTACTCTAGACTTTCTTTTCCATTGTGCTTTATTATAGTTAATGTTTTTTACTGGGTCTATTATTTGTATTTTTGA